The Tolypothrix sp. PCC 7712 region ATAGAGGAGTCCTAGAGAAGTAACTCCACCAAAAAAGTGAGCGCCAATCAAATTCACGTTAGCTAACATGACAAAAACATCTAGTGAACGAATCACGTTTTCTGGTTGGTAAATTGCCACACCTTGAGGTTGTGCTAAGGCTTTACCTAAAATGATTGCAACTGTTTCTTCCGAAGCAATAAAAGCTATTAATATTCCTACCAAACTCACGATAAATCCAATGCGTAAATTTTGAATTACATCTTCTTTCTTGGGATGGTTTTGAGGATTTGGTGTTTGTAAAAGTTGTGCTAATTTTCTGTAACGGAAAGCCCAATATACCCGAAAGCACAGTAATAAAATACCAACAATAGCTAAAAATATGCCAAATCCTATACCTGCATTGTTTGTTTGGGTAGTAATGTTACGGCTAAAGTAAGCCAATAACACAGCAATACCAGAAATTAAGCCAAGAACTAACTGTACCCAAAAACTAATTTTGCTTA contains the following coding sequences:
- a CDS encoding DUF3611 family protein, translated to MLNNLESFSNTPSKQEFATTFRLVSKISFWVQLVLGLISGIAVLLAYFSRNITTQTNNAGIGFGIFLAIVGILLLCFRVYWAFRYRKLAQLLQTPNPQNHPKKEDVIQNLRIGFIVSLVGILIAFIASEETVAIILGKALAQPQGVAIYQPENVIRSLDVFVMLANVNLIGAHFFGGVTSLGLLYWVED